A section of the Marinoscillum sp. 108 genome encodes:
- a CDS encoding MBL fold metallo-hydrolase yields MIHILDLEFQGIDHAIASFLIETSAGPVLIESGPYSTFPAMESALRQHGYKTSDIQHVLLTHIHFDHAGAAWAFAKSGAKIYLHPFGASHMEDPTRLYESASRIYGDQMGPLWGAMEKIPGDQLITLGHSEQLTIGDQTFTALHTPGHAQHHIAWELGEVIFTGDVAGVKIGAGPVVPPCPPPDINLEDWNQSLDILLERKAKTLYLTHYGQITQIDSHIQELRAMLTDWANWIKPKWESGMAADEMTPLFSKYTADQLSGLGVSAHGAKQYEAANPSWMSVAGLIRYWKKKNSQGQS; encoded by the coding sequence ATGATTCATATTTTAGATCTTGAGTTTCAGGGCATAGATCACGCCATTGCTTCATTCCTCATTGAGACCAGTGCTGGCCCTGTGCTTATAGAATCCGGACCATACTCCACCTTTCCTGCCATGGAAAGCGCCCTCCGTCAGCATGGTTACAAAACATCTGACATTCAGCATGTGCTGCTCACGCATATCCACTTTGATCATGCCGGAGCTGCCTGGGCTTTTGCCAAAAGCGGTGCCAAAATATACTTGCACCCATTCGGTGCCTCCCATATGGAAGACCCTACCAGACTGTACGAATCCGCATCCAGAATCTATGGAGACCAGATGGGCCCTCTATGGGGGGCTATGGAAAAAATTCCTGGCGACCAATTGATTACGCTCGGGCATTCCGAACAGCTCACCATCGGTGACCAAACGTTCACAGCCCTGCACACCCCGGGTCACGCTCAGCATCACATTGCCTGGGAGCTGGGGGAGGTCATTTTCACCGGAGATGTGGCAGGAGTAAAAATAGGGGCTGGCCCGGTGGTGCCACCGTGTCCTCCTCCTGATATCAACCTCGAGGATTGGAATCAATCACTGGACATCCTACTGGAACGAAAAGCCAAAACCTTGTACCTGACCCACTACGGGCAGATCACTCAGATCGATTCTCATATTCAGGAGCTCAGGGCCATGCTTACAGATTGGGCCAATTGGATAAAACCGAAATGGGAATCTGGTATGGCTGCAGACGAAATGACCCCTTTGTTTTCGAAGTATACCGCTGACCAACTGAGCGGATTAGGGGTATCGGCCCATGGTGCAAAGCAATATGAAGCCGCCAATCCCAGCTGGATGAGTGTGGCCGGGCTCATCAGGTATTGGAAGAAAAAAAACTCCCAGGGGCAGTCCTGA
- a CDS encoding universal stress protein yields the protein MKKILVPTDFSDCARYATDTAMQIAKRAGAELHFYHHIFVPVDWVVVDFGHGSSLPDISEEEKGVLEQLKNLESEAFSQGIKCVTHMDYDTSSESITRYATAQDISLIVMGSHGAKGIKEFFIGSNAQNVVKHANIPVLIIKNKPVIRDSPTVLFASDFHTEALNAFRLVAKYAKKIGSKIHLVYLNTPAEFKRSWVIRDRMDQFIDIGSDSLAKAEIVDCLFLEEGLQNYCEENEIELLAMATHHRKGLPRMFMGSITEQVVNHMEIPVVSIPIT from the coding sequence ATGAAAAAAATACTTGTTCCCACTGATTTTTCGGATTGCGCCAGATACGCTACCGATACAGCCATGCAAATAGCCAAGCGAGCTGGCGCGGAGTTGCATTTTTACCACCACATTTTCGTTCCGGTAGACTGGGTGGTGGTAGACTTTGGTCATGGTAGCTCCCTGCCAGACATCTCGGAAGAGGAAAAAGGCGTATTAGAACAATTAAAAAATCTGGAAAGCGAGGCCTTTAGTCAGGGAATAAAATGTGTCACTCACATGGACTACGACACGAGCTCGGAGTCCATCACCAGGTATGCAACTGCACAGGACATTTCACTCATAGTGATGGGGTCGCATGGTGCCAAAGGCATCAAGGAGTTCTTCATCGGGTCTAATGCTCAAAACGTGGTGAAACATGCCAACATCCCCGTGCTCATCATCAAGAATAAACCTGTAATTCGCGACTCACCGACTGTCCTATTTGCTTCCGATTTTCACACCGAGGCACTTAACGCTTTCAGACTAGTAGCGAAATACGCCAAAAAAATAGGCTCGAAGATACACCTGGTGTATCTCAATACTCCGGCAGAGTTCAAAAGATCCTGGGTGATCCGGGATCGCATGGATCAATTCATTGACATAGGATCGGATAGTCTTGCCAAAGCAGAAATTGTCGATTGTTTGTTTTTGGAAGAGGGGCTGCAAAACTATTGTGAGGAAAACGAAATTGAACTCCTCGCCATGGCCACTCATCACCGAAAGGGTTTGCCTCGTATGTTCATGGGAAGTATCACAGAGCAGGTGGTGAATCATATGGAAATACCCGTTGTGAGCATCCCCATCACCTAA
- a CDS encoding universal stress protein, with translation MKKILVPTDFSDCAQNATEVAKEIARRYHAELHFYHFVSVPVDWVHLDFAQHTIYPDVTEEVKRVQNQLDAAVKNAEADGLQSVAYMDFDNSTDAVTRYARSNNISMIVMGSHGARGVKEFFIGSNAQTVVRHAEVPVLIVKQKLKSVAFPNILFVSDFEDEMIRPFEDVVDFAELLGAKINLLYVNTPSEFQRSWIIKERMEGFIALASGNLGNVEIIDSHSFGEGLEKYCEMNQTGLLAIATHHRKGLSRAFLGSLTETVVNHVKVPVVSFPILT, from the coding sequence ATGAAAAAGATTCTTGTTCCTACAGATTTTTCGGATTGCGCACAGAATGCAACCGAGGTGGCTAAAGAAATTGCCAGGCGATATCATGCAGAACTACATTTTTATCACTTCGTATCCGTGCCCGTAGATTGGGTGCACCTTGATTTTGCCCAGCATACCATATACCCGGATGTGACAGAGGAGGTTAAACGGGTACAGAACCAGCTGGATGCCGCTGTAAAAAATGCAGAAGCTGATGGTCTGCAAAGTGTTGCCTATATGGACTTTGACAACAGCACTGATGCTGTCACCAGGTACGCAAGATCCAACAACATCTCTATGATCGTGATGGGTTCGCATGGTGCCCGGGGGGTCAAAGAATTCTTTATAGGCTCCAATGCTCAAACTGTAGTCCGCCATGCGGAGGTCCCTGTGCTCATTGTCAAGCAAAAGTTGAAAAGTGTGGCTTTTCCAAATATTCTGTTTGTCTCTGATTTCGAAGATGAAATGATTCGTCCCTTTGAAGATGTGGTAGATTTTGCAGAATTGCTCGGGGCAAAAATCAATTTGCTCTATGTGAATACTCCTTCGGAATTTCAACGCTCATGGATCATAAAAGAGCGAATGGAGGGGTTCATTGCGCTGGCCTCAGGTAATCTGGGAAACGTTGAAATTATAGACAGCCATTCCTTTGGTGAAGGGTTGGAGAAGTATTGTGAGATGAACCAAACTGGCCTCCTGGCAATTGCCACACACCATCGCAAAGGGCTGTCAAGAGCATTTCTGGGTAGTCTCACGGAGACGGTTGTCAATCACGTAAAAGTGCCGGTAGTTAGTTTTCCAATACTCACATAG
- a CDS encoding glycoside hydrolase family 97 protein — protein MKKFFGLSLISLMMVGCGGKSEKAWMVSSPDKQIEVKFFTQGGQPAYAVSYKGQSQIDTSFLGFMFQDQPALQGNLKVTSGITSSFSETWEMPWGEQREVENSYNELKLSLEETTPPNRKFDVVFRAFNDGVGFRYEFPKQPALDGETIILEELTEFNLTGDHQVWWIPGDWDIYEYLYNTTRFSEINAYSVFIPGDHLGQVYLHSNAVNTPVTMKSDAGVYLSFHEADLTNYPGMTLKVDTTNLSMVSELVGNKSGIKARVKAPFITPWRTVQIADRAGDLIESKMIVNLNDPNQVGDVSWFTPMKYVGIWWDMHLGRKTWDYASGNHGATTEYTKELMDFAAENGIGGVLVEGWNTGWETWTDPNMRDTIFDFTTPYPDYDLAELARYGKEKGVQIIMHHETSGAVARYEERMQPAYDLMNRLGIHSVKTGYVGTIIPDGEYHHGQWMVNHYQKTVETGAKYQVAINMHEPIKATGKRRTFPNEIAREGLRGQEYNAWAAEGANPPEHLPIVAFTRMLAGPIDYTPGIFNLTLKPYKEDHPIKSTLAQQLSLYVVIYSPIQMAADLIEYYQGNPAFQFIRDVAVDWEQSKVLDGEVGDFVVTARQAKGTDNWFVGGLTDENPKPYTLKLDFLEEGKTYTARVYRDAEETDYVTNPTAIDIVELEVKKGDEIPVNMVAAGGFAVSLLAQ, from the coding sequence ATGAAAAAGTTTTTTGGCCTCTCACTGATCAGTCTGATGATGGTCGGCTGTGGAGGCAAATCAGAAAAAGCCTGGATGGTAAGCTCACCAGACAAACAGATCGAGGTGAAATTTTTTACCCAAGGCGGCCAGCCAGCCTATGCGGTGTCCTATAAAGGCCAAAGTCAAATCGACACCTCGTTCCTCGGCTTTATGTTTCAGGATCAGCCAGCACTCCAGGGTAACCTCAAAGTAACTTCAGGCATCACCAGCTCTTTTAGCGAAACCTGGGAAATGCCCTGGGGAGAGCAAAGAGAAGTAGAGAACAGCTACAATGAGCTGAAACTATCTCTGGAAGAGACAACTCCCCCCAACCGCAAATTTGATGTGGTTTTCAGGGCGTTCAACGATGGTGTGGGATTCAGATATGAATTTCCCAAGCAGCCTGCCCTGGATGGAGAAACCATCATTTTAGAAGAACTCACAGAGTTTAACCTTACCGGAGATCATCAGGTATGGTGGATCCCTGGTGATTGGGACATCTATGAGTACCTGTACAACACCACCCGGTTTTCAGAGATCAACGCCTACTCAGTATTCATCCCGGGTGATCACCTGGGCCAGGTATACTTGCATAGCAACGCCGTGAATACTCCGGTAACAATGAAAAGCGACGCGGGAGTATACCTCAGCTTTCACGAGGCTGATTTGACCAACTACCCGGGGATGACCCTCAAAGTAGATACCACTAACCTCAGCATGGTCAGCGAGCTGGTAGGTAACAAAAGTGGGATCAAAGCCAGGGTAAAAGCTCCCTTTATTACTCCCTGGAGAACGGTCCAAATCGCTGATCGTGCCGGGGATCTGATAGAATCCAAGATGATCGTCAACCTCAATGATCCCAATCAGGTGGGAGATGTGTCGTGGTTTACGCCAATGAAATATGTAGGAATCTGGTGGGATATGCACCTGGGCAGAAAAACCTGGGATTACGCCAGTGGCAATCATGGAGCCACCACCGAATACACCAAAGAACTCATGGACTTTGCCGCGGAGAATGGCATTGGTGGGGTGCTGGTAGAAGGCTGGAATACCGGCTGGGAAACCTGGACAGACCCAAATATGCGCGATACCATCTTCGACTTTACCACGCCATACCCAGATTATGACCTGGCAGAGCTGGCCAGGTATGGCAAAGAAAAAGGAGTGCAAATCATCATGCACCACGAAACCAGTGGGGCCGTGGCCAGGTATGAAGAACGCATGCAGCCTGCCTATGACCTCATGAACAGACTGGGAATCCACTCTGTGAAAACCGGCTATGTGGGTACGATCATCCCGGACGGTGAGTATCACCACGGACAATGGATGGTCAACCACTATCAAAAGACCGTGGAGACTGGCGCCAAATATCAGGTAGCCATCAACATGCACGAGCCAATCAAGGCAACCGGAAAGCGACGAACTTTCCCAAATGAGATCGCACGTGAAGGACTCAGAGGACAAGAGTACAATGCCTGGGCAGCAGAAGGAGCAAATCCTCCAGAGCACCTGCCCATCGTAGCTTTCACCCGAATGCTGGCCGGACCGATTGATTATACCCCGGGTATCTTCAACCTCACGCTCAAACCCTACAAAGAAGACCACCCAATCAAATCCACACTGGCACAGCAGCTTTCCCTGTATGTGGTCATCTACAGCCCTATCCAGATGGCAGCAGACCTTATCGAATACTACCAGGGCAACCCTGCGTTTCAGTTTATCCGGGATGTAGCGGTAGACTGGGAGCAGAGCAAAGTTCTCGATGGTGAGGTAGGAGATTTTGTGGTGACCGCCCGACAGGCGAAAGGCACAGACAACTGGTTTGTAGGTGGTCTTACAGATGAAAACCCAAAACCTTATACCCTGAAGCTGGATTTTCTGGAAGAAGGAAAGACTTACACCGCCAGGGTATATAGGGATGCTGAAGAAACAGACTATGTCACCAACCCTACAGCCATTGATATTGTGGAGCTGGAGGTGAAAAAGGGGGATGAAATCCCTGTGAACATGGTTGCCGCTGGTGGGTTTGCAGTGAGTCTGCTCGCCCAGTAA
- a CDS encoding MarR family winged helix-turn-helix transcriptional regulator, translating to MKIEDEIKGEGFMSVQHKLRVNLSFTHGWTYERMQQFFAGYDLTAQQYTVLRILRGAFPLSYTTSQILDRMAEKNAGVSRMVDRLQKKELVIKEVSSKDKRLVDVTISYKGHALCERIDEEIKELDNIYNNLSLEEMDQLNDLLDKLRG from the coding sequence ATGAAAATTGAAGATGAAATCAAAGGAGAGGGTTTTATGTCTGTTCAGCATAAGTTGCGGGTAAACCTCAGTTTTACTCATGGCTGGACTTACGAGCGAATGCAGCAGTTTTTTGCCGGGTATGACCTTACCGCGCAGCAGTACACCGTACTGAGGATACTGCGTGGCGCTTTTCCTCTCTCTTATACCACCTCTCAGATTCTGGATCGCATGGCGGAGAAGAACGCCGGGGTCTCCAGGATGGTGGACCGATTACAGAAAAAGGAACTCGTGATCAAAGAGGTATCCTCCAAAGACAAAAGGCTGGTGGATGTGACCATCTCATACAAAGGCCACGCCCTCTGTGAGCGCATCGATGAAGAAATCAAGGAGTTAGACAATATATATAACAACCTGAGTCTTGAGGAGATGGATCAACTCAATGATTTATTGGATAAACTTAGGGGATAA